Proteins encoded within one genomic window of Brachybacterium muris:
- the leuS gene encoding leucine--tRNA ligase: MTEAPHRYTAAMADSIEQHWQQRWDAEGTFAAVNPTGPLSDGTPPADLPEKTFIMDMFPYPSGKGLHVGHPLGYIATDVVARHHRMLGRNVLYTMGYDAFGLPAEQYAIATGTHPRITTEENVATMGRQLHRLGLSHDPRRSFATTDPEFMKWTQWIFLRIFDSWYDPDAENADGIVGRARPVSELRDGLHSGAIDPIALADRLNIELPAGWAGRSADEVRAADDAELEELVGAFRLAYVSDTSVNWCPGLGTVLANEEVTAEGRSERGNFPVFKRRLRQWNMRITAYADRLIDDLDRMDWPESVRSMQRNWIGRSHGAQIAFPVQGLAGTPDPNGTPDPVEGASPTFEVFTTRADTLFGATFCVLSPEHPLLADVDALPADWPSDVPASWTDGAASPREAVAAYQARAAATGEEERTGEDRAKTGVFTGLTAINPMDGRELPVFTADYVLMGYGTGAIMAVPAEDERDFDFATAYELPVIRTVQPPEDFPGGAWTGDGVKINSANAELDLNGMDKDEAKTRATEYVTEKGFGTARTTYRLRDWLFSRQRYWGEPFPIVYDVEQPEVPIALPTQMLPIELPEVTDFSPRTFDPLDADTEPQTPLSRAEDWVEVELDLGEGPRRYRRETNTMPNWAGSSWYELRYIDPTDTEQLVDPVNEQYWLGPRTPGGVGGVDLYVGGVEHAVLHLLYARFWHKVLFDRGDVSSQEPFHRLFNQGYIQAYAYTDARGVYVPAEEVVAEADGTFTYHGEPVTQEYGKMGKSLKNSVAPDDMYAEYGADTLRVYEMSMGPLDLSRPWETRAVVGSQRFLQRLWRLVVDEETGALLVSEDEAPLPTKQAVHRTIDGVTRDMAEMQFNTAISKLIELVNHLTKALAGTGSSPREALEPLVLMVAPFAPHIAEELWSRLGHEQSLARESYPVADPQLVKADAVTCVVQIKGKVRHKVEVDPEISEADLEALVMAEPRVQQLIDGQTVRKVIVRAPKVVNIVV, translated from the coding sequence ATGACCGAGGCACCGCACCGCTACACCGCCGCCATGGCGGACAGCATCGAGCAGCACTGGCAGCAGCGCTGGGACGCGGAGGGCACCTTCGCCGCCGTGAACCCCACCGGCCCGCTCTCGGACGGCACCCCGCCGGCGGATCTGCCGGAGAAGACCTTCATCATGGACATGTTCCCCTACCCCTCGGGCAAGGGACTGCACGTGGGGCACCCCCTGGGGTACATCGCCACCGACGTGGTGGCCCGCCACCACCGCATGCTGGGCAGGAACGTGCTGTACACGATGGGGTACGACGCCTTCGGCCTGCCCGCGGAGCAGTACGCCATCGCCACCGGCACGCACCCCCGGATCACCACCGAGGAGAACGTGGCGACCATGGGCCGGCAGCTGCACCGCCTGGGCCTGTCCCATGACCCGCGCCGCTCCTTCGCCACCACGGACCCGGAGTTCATGAAGTGGACGCAGTGGATCTTCCTGCGGATCTTCGACTCCTGGTACGACCCGGACGCCGAGAACGCCGACGGGATCGTGGGCCGTGCTCGCCCTGTCTCCGAGCTGCGGGATGGCCTGCACTCCGGCGCCATCGACCCGATCGCGCTGGCCGATCGGCTGAACATCGAGCTGCCTGCGGGTTGGGCCGGGCGCTCCGCGGACGAGGTGCGCGCAGCCGACGACGCGGAGCTGGAGGAGCTGGTGGGCGCGTTCCGCCTGGCCTATGTCTCCGACACCTCGGTGAACTGGTGCCCGGGACTGGGCACCGTGCTGGCCAACGAGGAGGTCACCGCCGAGGGCCGCTCGGAGCGCGGCAACTTCCCGGTGTTCAAGCGCCGCCTGCGCCAGTGGAACATGCGCATCACCGCCTACGCGGACCGTCTGATCGACGACCTGGACCGGATGGACTGGCCGGAGTCGGTGCGCTCCATGCAGCGCAACTGGATCGGCCGCAGCCACGGCGCGCAGATCGCCTTCCCCGTGCAGGGGCTGGCCGGCACCCCCGATCCGAACGGCACCCCCGATCCGGTCGAAGGCGCCTCCCCCACCTTCGAGGTGTTCACCACTCGCGCCGACACCCTGTTCGGCGCCACCTTCTGCGTGCTCTCCCCGGAGCACCCGCTGCTGGCGGACGTGGACGCCCTGCCCGCCGACTGGCCGTCGGACGTGCCGGCCAGCTGGACCGACGGTGCCGCCTCGCCGCGCGAAGCGGTCGCCGCCTACCAGGCGCGGGCCGCTGCCACCGGTGAGGAGGAGCGCACCGGGGAGGACCGCGCCAAGACCGGTGTGTTCACCGGCCTGACCGCGATCAACCCGATGGACGGCCGGGAGCTGCCGGTGTTCACCGCCGACTACGTGCTGATGGGTTACGGCACCGGCGCGATCATGGCGGTCCCCGCGGAGGACGAGCGCGACTTCGACTTCGCCACCGCCTACGAGCTGCCCGTGATCCGCACCGTGCAGCCGCCCGAGGACTTCCCCGGCGGCGCCTGGACCGGCGACGGGGTGAAGATCAACTCCGCCAACGCCGAGCTGGACCTCAACGGCATGGACAAGGACGAGGCGAAGACCCGCGCCACCGAGTACGTGACCGAGAAGGGCTTCGGCACCGCCCGCACCACGTACCGGCTGCGGGACTGGCTGTTCTCCCGTCAGCGCTACTGGGGCGAGCCGTTCCCGATCGTGTACGACGTGGAACAGCCGGAGGTGCCGATCGCCCTGCCCACGCAGATGCTGCCGATCGAGCTGCCGGAGGTCACCGACTTCTCCCCGCGCACCTTCGATCCCCTCGATGCCGACACCGAGCCGCAGACCCCGCTGTCGCGGGCCGAGGACTGGGTGGAGGTGGAGCTGGACCTGGGTGAGGGGCCGCGCCGCTACCGCCGCGAGACCAACACCATGCCCAACTGGGCCGGCTCCAGCTGGTACGAGCTGCGCTACATCGATCCCACCGACACCGAGCAGCTGGTGGACCCGGTCAACGAGCAGTACTGGCTGGGCCCGCGCACTCCGGGCGGCGTGGGCGGCGTGGACCTGTACGTGGGCGGTGTGGAGCACGCAGTGCTGCACCTGCTGTACGCCCGGTTCTGGCACAAGGTGCTGTTCGACCGCGGCGACGTCTCCAGCCAGGAGCCGTTCCACCGCCTGTTCAACCAGGGATACATCCAGGCCTACGCCTACACGGACGCGCGCGGCGTGTACGTCCCGGCGGAGGAGGTCGTGGCGGAGGCCGACGGCACCTTCACCTACCACGGTGAGCCCGTCACCCAGGAGTACGGGAAGATGGGCAAGTCGCTGAAGAACTCGGTGGCCCCGGACGACATGTATGCCGAGTACGGGGCGGACACCCTGCGTGTGTACGAGATGTCGATGGGTCCGCTGGACCTGTCGCGCCCCTGGGAGACCCGCGCGGTGGTGGGATCCCAGCGGTTCCTGCAGCGCCTGTGGCGACTGGTGGTCGACGAGGAGACCGGCGCGCTGCTGGTCTCCGAGGACGAGGCGCCGCTGCCCACCAAGCAGGCTGTGCACCGCACCATCGACGGGGTCACCCGCGACATGGCCGAGATGCAGTTCAACACCGCCATCTCCAAGCTGATCGAACTGGTGAACCACCTGACCAAGGCCTTGGCCGGCACCGGGTCCTCGCCCCGTGAGGCCCTGGAGCCGCTGGTGCTGATGGTGGCGCCCTTCGCGCCGCACATCGCCGAGGAGCTGTGGTCGAGGCTGGGGCACGAGCAGTCCCTGGCCCGGGAGTCCTACCCGGTGGCCGATCCGCAGCTGGTGAAGGCGGACGCCGTCACCTGCGTGGTCCAGATCAAGGGCAAGGTGCGCCACAAGGTGGAGGTGGACCCGGAGATCTCCGAGGCGGACCTGGAGGCCCTGGTGATGGCCGAGCCGCGCGTGCAGCAGCTGATCGACGGGCAGACGGTGCGCAAGGTGATCGTGCGCGCACCGAAGGTGGTCAACATCGTGGTGTGA
- a CDS encoding ATP-binding protein: MSVIDNDTKRKLREMGATALLDAIDAQDEAHVLGMSFQERLQLIVDEAHSIFNHGKVEGLIRRAGLRYPGADLRRLDLVEERGLNRNVIAQLATCSFIQRQQNVVFQGFTGSGKSYLGCALAKQACQHRLRAHYIRMPDLEEAWALAKDKPQGQTKFLRKYSTFSLLVIDEWLLDHPDEGMRSMLLELLERRYDTGSTVFCTQYPKKDWHARLGGAVHADAIMDRIVHNTIWIDTGDRNMREHTALPQ; this comes from the coding sequence GTGAGCGTGATCGATAACGACACGAAGCGGAAGCTGCGCGAGATGGGCGCGACCGCGCTGCTGGACGCGATCGATGCCCAGGATGAGGCTCACGTGCTGGGGATGTCGTTCCAGGAACGGCTCCAGCTGATCGTGGACGAGGCGCATTCCATCTTCAATCATGGAAAGGTCGAGGGTCTGATCCGCCGGGCGGGGCTGCGTTATCCCGGAGCGGACCTGCGGCGGCTGGATCTGGTCGAGGAACGGGGACTGAACCGGAACGTGATCGCGCAACTGGCAACCTGCTCCTTCATCCAGCGGCAACAGAACGTGGTCTTCCAGGGCTTCACCGGCTCAGGGAAGTCCTACCTCGGCTGCGCGCTGGCGAAGCAGGCCTGCCAGCACCGGCTCCGAGCCCACTACATCCGAATGCCCGACCTCGAAGAGGCCTGGGCCCTGGCAAAGGACAAGCCGCAGGGCCAGACGAAGTTCCTGCGGAAGTACTCCACGTTCTCGCTGCTGGTGATCGACGAGTGGCTGCTGGACCATCCTGACGAGGGAATGCGTTCGATGCTGCTGGAACTGCTCGAGCGCCGCTATGACACCGGCTCGACCGTGTTCTGCACCCAGTACCCGAAGAAGGACTGGCACGCCCGGCTCGGTGGAGCAGTCCACGCCGATGCGATCATGGACCGCATCGTGCACAACACAATCTGGATCGACACCGGCGACAGGAACATGCGAGAACACACCGCACTGCCCCAGTGA